The following proteins come from a genomic window of Polyangiaceae bacterium:
- a CDS encoding IgGFc-binding protein, which produces MGTLLRIQAAAWLTVGTLIVGFGCSGASGGGNNGGAGGTGAQGGFAGTGGGGGINIGGTGGGTGGNGGFVGDPKTCQEAEQAKTYIGCDFWPTVVANNVWSTFDYAVVVANYGDTPADVLIERNGQGVNGGQVPPNGLQKFYLPWVPELKGPDADNCGAAVPVSATVRAPGGAYHLTSSVPVTVYQFNALEYKGAGGPQGKSWAGCPGDSVCPTYLQAIGCFSFSNDASLLLPSTALTGNYRVTGQSGWYNTNPPISMPAYFAVTGTQDGTTVTVKVSGTGQVAGGGGLQAAGPGQVISFPIARGEVVQVVGTAQTDLAGTLVQSDKPVQVIAGVPCINQPFSQSACDHIEESVFPAETFGQHYFVTVPTGPNGNAVGHIVRIFGNVDGTQLSYPGGAPAGAPPVINAGQVFDLGVVNKDFEVSGDHEFAVGSFMLGASVVDPQPVAGGEKGDPAQSLMTAVEQFRTKYVFLAPDDYDVSYVDIVLPDGAQVTLDGSPLNAAAVPISSGFSVARAKLGPGTSGAHVLNSDKPVGIQVMGYGSYTSYQYPGGLNLTAIAPPPPPIR; this is translated from the coding sequence ATGGGGACTTTGCTTCGTATCCAGGCTGCGGCCTGGCTCACAGTGGGAACGTTGATCGTTGGCTTCGGTTGCTCCGGCGCGAGCGGTGGCGGAAATAACGGTGGCGCAGGGGGAACCGGCGCCCAGGGCGGCTTCGCCGGCACCGGTGGCGGTGGCGGCATCAACATCGGCGGCACCGGCGGTGGCACCGGTGGCAACGGCGGCTTCGTCGGGGATCCGAAGACCTGTCAGGAAGCCGAACAGGCCAAGACGTACATCGGTTGCGACTTCTGGCCCACGGTGGTCGCCAACAACGTGTGGTCCACCTTCGACTACGCCGTGGTTGTCGCCAACTACGGCGACACCCCCGCGGACGTGCTCATCGAGCGCAACGGCCAAGGCGTGAACGGCGGACAGGTTCCGCCCAACGGCTTGCAGAAGTTCTACCTGCCGTGGGTACCGGAGCTGAAGGGACCGGATGCCGACAACTGCGGCGCAGCCGTTCCGGTGTCCGCCACGGTGCGCGCTCCGGGCGGCGCCTATCACCTCACGAGCAGCGTGCCCGTCACCGTGTATCAGTTCAACGCGCTGGAGTACAAAGGCGCGGGCGGCCCGCAAGGCAAGAGCTGGGCGGGGTGCCCGGGGGACTCGGTTTGCCCCACCTATCTCCAGGCCATCGGCTGCTTCTCGTTCTCCAACGACGCATCGCTGCTGCTGCCGTCCACGGCCCTCACAGGCAACTACCGAGTGACCGGCCAGTCCGGTTGGTACAACACCAACCCACCAATAAGCATGCCGGCATATTTCGCCGTTACCGGCACTCAAGATGGCACGACCGTCACCGTGAAAGTGAGCGGGACTGGTCAGGTGGCCGGTGGCGGTGGGCTCCAGGCCGCAGGGCCCGGTCAGGTCATCTCTTTCCCCATCGCTCGTGGCGAGGTCGTTCAGGTCGTGGGTACCGCGCAAACGGATCTGGCGGGGACCCTCGTGCAATCGGACAAGCCCGTGCAGGTCATCGCCGGGGTGCCTTGCATCAACCAGCCCTTCAGCCAGTCCGCCTGTGATCACATCGAAGAGAGCGTGTTTCCGGCGGAGACCTTCGGTCAGCACTACTTCGTGACCGTACCCACGGGTCCCAACGGCAACGCCGTCGGTCACATCGTGCGCATCTTCGGCAACGTGGATGGCACGCAGCTCAGCTATCCTGGGGGTGCCCCCGCCGGCGCGCCGCCGGTCATCAACGCTGGGCAGGTGTTCGACCTCGGCGTGGTGAACAAGGACTTCGAGGTGTCCGGAGATCACGAGTTCGCCGTCGGCTCCTTCATGCTCGGGGCGAGCGTGGTGGATCCGCAGCCCGTCGCCGGTGGTGAAAAGGGCGACCCGGCGCAGAGCTTGATGACCGCCGTCGAGCAATTCCGCACCAAGTACGTGTTCCTCGCCCCCGACGACTACGACGTCTCCTACGTGGACATCGTGTTGCCCGACGGCGCGCAGGTCACGCTGGACGGCTCGCCGCTCAACGCCGCGGCCGTACCCATCAGCAGCGGCTTCTCCGTCGCCCGCGCCAAGCTCGGACCGGGGACCAGTGGCGCCCACGTGCTCAACTCCGACAAGCCCGTCGGCATCCAGGTGATGGGCTACGGCAGCTACACGAGCTACCAGTATCCGGGCGGCTTGAATTTGACGGCGATCGCGCCGCCCCCGCCGCCCATCCGCTGA
- a CDS encoding aminotransferase class I/II-fold pyridoxal phosphate-dependent enzyme: protein MTTKHWSFPRAEALPTYAFVATDAVKNRAIAAGAQLIDLGLGNPDRPTPQVIVDQLHAAADVGKNHRYHPGRGLPALRKAIVSWYHRRHHVSFDVDREVVVTMGAKEGISHLCMAILDRGDTAVVPDPCYPIHKGAPMIAGATVAPFEVRADLEPAKAVADALARVNAAGGSTKLVIANYPQNPTGQVVTKEQLRALVEVVRDSGALLLHDLAYADLDFSSRYAPSIFDCGIDASEVRKFAVEVFSMSKSYNMPGWRIAFMVGNERMIGALAHLKTYMDYGTFMPLQHAAAWALDNGDGLVEEIRELYKGRATALVKGLSECGWGDVPEPSGTMFVWTKLPKALTGLTSVEATHRLIEEAHVAVAPGTGFGEGGEGFVRFALIEDPPRIAEACARIGKMLKA from the coding sequence GTGACGACGAAACACTGGTCTTTCCCCCGCGCCGAAGCCCTCCCTACCTACGCCTTCGTGGCCACGGACGCGGTGAAGAACCGCGCCATTGCCGCGGGCGCCCAGCTCATCGACCTGGGCCTCGGCAATCCGGATCGTCCGACGCCACAGGTCATCGTGGATCAGCTCCATGCCGCGGCGGACGTGGGCAAGAACCACCGCTACCACCCGGGTCGCGGATTGCCGGCGCTGCGCAAGGCGATCGTCAGCTGGTATCACCGGCGGCACCACGTGAGCTTCGACGTCGATCGCGAGGTCGTCGTCACCATGGGCGCCAAGGAAGGCATCAGCCACCTGTGCATGGCGATCTTGGATCGCGGGGACACCGCGGTGGTTCCCGACCCCTGCTACCCGATCCACAAGGGCGCCCCGATGATCGCCGGCGCCACCGTGGCCCCCTTCGAGGTGCGCGCGGATCTCGAGCCCGCCAAGGCCGTGGCGGACGCGCTGGCCCGGGTGAACGCCGCCGGCGGCAGCACCAAGCTCGTGATCGCGAACTACCCGCAAAACCCCACCGGCCAGGTCGTCACGAAGGAGCAGCTCCGCGCCCTGGTGGAGGTGGTGCGGGATTCCGGCGCGCTGTTGCTCCATGATCTGGCGTACGCGGACTTGGACTTTTCGTCGCGCTACGCGCCCAGCATCTTCGACTGTGGCATCGACGCGAGCGAGGTCCGGAAATTCGCCGTCGAGGTGTTCTCGATGTCGAAGAGCTACAACATGCCCGGCTGGCGCATCGCCTTCATGGTGGGCAACGAGCGCATGATCGGCGCTCTCGCGCACCTCAAGACGTACATGGACTACGGCACCTTCATGCCGCTGCAGCACGCCGCGGCGTGGGCGCTCGACAACGGCGACGGCCTGGTGGAGGAGATCCGCGAGCTGTACAAGGGCCGCGCCACGGCGCTGGTGAAGGGCCTGTCGGAGTGCGGCTGGGGGGACGTGCCGGAGCCCAGTGGCACCATGTTCGTTTGGACCAAGCTGCCGAAGGCGCTCACCGGCCTCACTTCGGTGGAGGCCACGCATCGTTTGATCGAGGAGGCGCACGTGGCCGTCGCGCCGGGCACCGGCTTCGGCGAGGGCGGCGAGGGCTTCGTGCGCTTCGCGCTGATCGAGGATCCGCCGCGCATCGCCGAAGCATGCGCTCGCATCGGCAAGATGCTCAAAGCCTGA
- a CDS encoding EAL domain-containing protein, protein MEKHWTISGLQALSGPSVRALRRDDIHVVYQPIVDLNRGTVFAEEALVRCKNDVFENPSRLFDQAVKEQAAGRLGRMIREIAVENCPTRRLFLNLHPAELEARWLVRPDDPIGFHDHDVFLEITEAAAFEHHELCLSILAEVRGRTGARLVIDDFGAGYSNILRIVELEPAIVKLDRALITDLHRFPRKLGLVRAVVDLCVQMGAEVVAEGIETRDELRAIQDTGAHYGQGYVLARPAFPIPDVGWPAKDDSIRPRDSRPDREDPVDSFVGPPRAHPTTPP, encoded by the coding sequence GTGGAGAAACACTGGACCATCTCCGGACTGCAGGCTCTGAGCGGCCCGTCCGTCCGGGCCCTGAGGCGCGACGACATCCACGTCGTCTACCAGCCCATCGTGGATCTCAACCGCGGCACCGTCTTCGCAGAAGAGGCGCTGGTTCGCTGCAAGAACGACGTGTTCGAGAACCCGTCGCGCCTGTTCGACCAGGCCGTGAAGGAACAGGCCGCCGGGCGTCTCGGTCGCATGATCCGCGAGATCGCCGTCGAGAACTGCCCGACTCGTCGCCTGTTCTTGAATCTCCACCCGGCCGAGCTCGAGGCGCGCTGGCTGGTGCGCCCGGACGATCCCATCGGCTTCCACGACCACGACGTGTTCCTCGAGATCACCGAAGCCGCCGCCTTCGAGCACCACGAGCTGTGCCTCAGCATATTGGCGGAGGTCCGCGGCCGCACCGGTGCGCGCCTGGTGATCGACGACTTTGGCGCGGGCTACTCCAACATCCTGCGCATCGTGGAGCTCGAGCCCGCGATCGTGAAGCTCGATCGCGCGTTGATCACCGATCTCCATCGCTTCCCGCGCAAGCTCGGGCTGGTGCGCGCCGTCGTGGATCTGTGCGTTCAGATGGGCGCCGAGGTCGTCGCCGAAGGCATCGAAACCCGCGACGAGCTCCGCGCCATCCAGGACACCGGCGCTCACTACGGCCAAGGCTACGTCCTCGCGCGTCCCGCCTTTCCCATCCCGGACGTGGGTTGGCCGGCCAAGGACGATTCCATACGCCCGCGAGACAGCCGTCCCGACCGCGAAGATCCCGTCGATTCTTTTGTCGGTCCGCCGCGGGCACACCCGACCACGCCGCCCTGA
- a CDS encoding arginine N-succinyltransferase: protein MVRYEIRGASPDDEEQLLRLAEHLDSVNLPHDRDHVRRLLDHTDRSYSGKLKSLPHRKYVFVLWDLEKDVAVGTSMLVAQLGRRDAPYIYFDVIEEEKYSSLLDKHFHHTALKIGFSYKGPTEIGGLVVAPEYRAAREKLGLQISYVRFLYVATHRELFQNELLAELLPPLESDGTSHLWEALGRQFTDMSYAEADLLSSENKEFIRDLFPAGLIYASLLSKDAQDVIGKVGAQTKGVERMLRRIGFRYAERVDPFDGGPHFTAPLEEITLVQESRRSRVVGFVEGDTKTKKSGLIGRDLAERPYFRAVYSALDIVRDGEVRIGREAGEHLGLAEGDEVLCLPI from the coding sequence ATGGTTCGCTACGAGATCCGCGGCGCTTCGCCGGATGACGAAGAACAGCTGCTTCGGCTCGCGGAGCACCTGGACTCGGTGAACCTGCCCCACGATCGCGACCACGTGCGGAGGCTCCTGGATCACACGGATCGCAGCTACAGCGGCAAGCTCAAGAGCCTGCCGCACCGGAAGTACGTGTTCGTGCTGTGGGACCTGGAGAAGGACGTTGCGGTGGGCACGTCCATGCTGGTGGCGCAGCTCGGCCGGCGGGATGCGCCGTACATCTACTTCGACGTCATCGAAGAAGAGAAGTACTCGAGCTTGCTCGACAAGCACTTCCACCACACGGCGCTCAAGATCGGATTTTCCTACAAGGGGCCGACGGAAATCGGCGGGTTGGTGGTGGCGCCGGAGTACCGCGCGGCGCGGGAGAAGCTCGGGCTGCAGATCTCGTACGTGCGCTTCTTGTACGTCGCCACCCATCGCGAGCTGTTCCAGAACGAGCTGCTCGCGGAGCTCCTGCCGCCGCTCGAGAGCGATGGCACCAGCCACCTGTGGGAGGCCCTCGGACGGCAGTTCACGGACATGAGCTACGCCGAGGCGGATCTGCTCTCCAGCGAGAACAAGGAGTTCATCCGGGATCTGTTCCCGGCGGGGCTCATCTACGCCAGCCTGCTCAGCAAGGACGCCCAAGACGTCATCGGCAAGGTGGGGGCGCAGACCAAGGGCGTGGAGCGCATGCTGCGGCGCATCGGGTTCCGCTACGCGGAACGGGTGGATCCCTTCGACGGCGGCCCGCATTTCACCGCACCCCTGGAAGAGATCACGCTCGTGCAAGAGTCGCGGCGGAGCCGCGTCGTCGGCTTCGTCGAGGGTGACACCAAGACGAAGAAGTCCGGGCTCATCGGTCGGGACTTGGCGGAGCGGCCGTACTTCCGCGCGGTGTACTCCGCCCTCGACATCGTGAGGGATGGGGAAGTGCGCATCGGCAGGGAAGCCGGAGAGCACCTGGGCCTCGCCGAAGGCGACGAGGTTCTGTGCCTGCCGATCTGA
- a CDS encoding MoxR family ATPase, with the protein MTESFRAFVGTKSYITDPALEAAVNAAVALERPLLVKGEPGTGKTLLAAAVAEAMGHPLIHWPVKSTTRAQDGLYVYDTVQRLYDARFGDAGPDGVKDIRRYIKRGPLGRALGSDERVVLLIDEVDKADLEFPNDLLHELDRMRFFITETNEEIVAKHRPVVIITSNNEKELPDAFLRRCVFHFIDFPEPELMKRIVRVHHPEIDDELVDQAISAFYDVRGVPRLRKKPSTSELIDWIAVLAKAGIGSDRIKSELPFGGVLIKKEQDQTTVAEARSGRSRRW; encoded by the coding sequence GTGACCGAGTCTTTTCGCGCCTTCGTCGGGACCAAGAGCTACATCACCGATCCGGCTTTGGAAGCTGCCGTCAACGCCGCCGTGGCGCTGGAACGGCCGCTCTTGGTGAAGGGCGAGCCCGGTACCGGAAAGACCCTACTCGCGGCCGCCGTGGCGGAGGCCATGGGCCACCCGCTGATCCATTGGCCGGTCAAATCCACCACGCGCGCGCAAGACGGCCTGTACGTGTACGACACCGTGCAGCGGCTGTACGACGCGCGCTTCGGGGACGCAGGCCCGGACGGCGTGAAGGACATCCGGCGCTACATCAAGCGCGGGCCGCTAGGGCGAGCCCTGGGCTCCGACGAGCGCGTGGTGCTGCTCATCGACGAGGTCGACAAGGCCGACCTCGAGTTCCCGAACGACCTGCTCCACGAGCTCGATCGCATGCGCTTCTTCATCACGGAGACGAACGAGGAAATCGTCGCCAAGCATCGCCCCGTGGTGATCATCACCAGCAACAACGAGAAAGAGCTGCCAGACGCGTTCTTGCGCCGCTGCGTGTTTCACTTCATCGACTTCCCGGAGCCGGAGCTGATGAAGCGCATCGTGCGAGTGCACCACCCGGAGATCGACGACGAGCTCGTGGATCAGGCGATTTCCGCGTTTTATGACGTGCGCGGAGTGCCGCGGCTGCGCAAGAAGCCGAGCACCTCGGAGCTCATCGACTGGATCGCGGTGCTGGCCAAAGCCGGCATCGGCTCGGATCGCATCAAGAGCGAGCTGCCCTTCGGCGGTGTGTTGATCAAGAAGGAGCAGGATCAGACCACCGTGGCGGAGGCGCGCTCCGGCCGCTCGCGCCGCTGGTAA